One Antedon mediterranea chromosome 1, ecAntMedi1.1, whole genome shotgun sequence genomic window, aatacttaaattgtctgtcagacaatggtttttgggttataattaaatgtttatttctgtttttatacatgaataaatattattattattataagtgaataacttttgtatttgaagtaaaatataacaagaattcatactttgatatatcataattgtgcaattgaaattgcaaaataaaaaatactgaatctgtaaaaaataatgtgcttaataaataatttaaataaaaatactcaatttctgtcactttagtttattttatttctaaggtcaagtctgggggtcacttcatcaagcctagatGCTTCAAGTGTGAACAAATTGTATCTTATTACAACCTGAAAACtttactattactgtatatggACTTTTTTGATAggaattcaatgattatctgacagcgaattacagtattatatatatatcggTCTAGATTGTCAAATGGGACTCATtgtaaataccagaaataatctcttctcccagacgtgctttggggtttgtaattttagcatgacccGTCCCCAAAAACGTCGGCCTCTAGAACTATAACTGAtacttgctttagcttctgaatgagtagtcctcttGGGACGTACCTGGCTAAAGCAGCAGCGTGATAATTCATGCGCTTTGATGATCaggttttatttgttttaaaatttacttATATTTCCCCCACCCGATAGAGGTCGCTATGATAATTCATGTTGTGTATGACGTATTGATTCACGAGTTTGATGACGAAAAGACCTAGTTAGCGAAGTGTCTCTCGCAGCAGCATTCAGCAGCCTAATTTTCGTATCGTTTTGAAgtaaataaacttaaattatGGCATTAAATTCTTCACACAGTGGCAGTAATGGCGTAGTGTTATTCGCAGGAGAACGGTATGTTTATTTGTTATTCTTCTTGTTGGTGTTGCGCTCGTGTTTTACCGTCTTTAGTTTGTATTctagagctaggcctaggctagagtcCAGTCTAATAAGAGGCTAGATCAACAGAGAGAGTATTATGAATCACGATCGGGACCATATTACGGACGATCGGGcacaagctaggcctaggtctgaCCTGTCCTCTTCTTTAGCTAGTAGGGATCTACTGCCACTAATGTTATACTGGGCCTACGCTAATCTACGTCCTCCTTCTGTAGGCATCGACCATGACTGACGTCCAGTCAATAGGGTCGGGTATAGGGTTCTATGATAAAAAATGATATCAAGTACCTGTAAATGTATgttactataaataataataggcctacattgacaataacaaacaatataacTTACACATACAGGTACTCTAGGCCTttataggctagcctactaggcctagcctaggcctagtagtaaatTTAACTTATATATTAAGTTGAATTAAAATcagtttaaatatttaatttcatataacttttctTTCCATTTTTCTCTACAAAAAACATCGCTTATCACATAAATGAATAAGCCTGTATTTTggcatttttttacattaaaaatatataaaacatacaatgacatcacaataacattaaatataatgttaGCATGAACTTGATAACAGTTTTTATCATAAAACCCTATACCCCCGGCCTTGCCGACTGGACGGGCCCTACCAGACAAAGATTATGTACATATGACCcttcaacaaacatttaaatttgacCTTTGGAATTTGAGCTTTtggtttaaataatatgaatatgaagaattttataatttgtgataCTCTTTAGAAATATGTATTGTTACTGTAGAGTACTGTACTTGCTCTTTCTAAAGTAAACACACAAAAACaaagattaataattaattaactaattaaattaatattctgtCCACGGAATATGACTTACTATCCTCCTCATTGTACAAGTCTCATGTATGTAgactttttatttaatatactgACATAAACAAATTTTCCCTTTATCCAAGAAGGTTATTTTCAACAATGTTTGGTGTTTAAatgatattacagtattaaattAGTCAAACTTTCAAAATGGACTTTGTACCAATCGGTAAGTATGAATATTTATACAGTGTACCAAATATTTACTTCCTTTTTCAGTAgagaatattatttataattatcattacaGAATTGTACATCATCAAGATGGGGTTGAGATAGAGTTTGAAATGAAGCCAATGAAGGACCACTTTAAAGGAACCAAAAAAGGCAAAGTGTATTTGACAACTCTAAGGGTAAATAACTACAATGAATGCAAAAATAACCTATGCTATCTACAAGATCTAAAACACCctctaaataaattctttaagcTTAAGCCAAACTGGTAGACTGATCACTCTGAATCAAAACACTAAACTCTGCCGACaatcatttgtttataattctattcatgtatttaataatataaagtttgTTAGATCTCAGTAATTTctttgttattgtatttatttcaaatgtaaATCAACCAaccaaatttaatttgtatctTGTTTtagaaaatgacaataaatactaCTTAtcataacaattaacataagataataataatattctcaGTTCTCTGCAATGAAAGATTTTATTCGGTATATACAAGCCACCAGCCCCAAAATACGATAAATATTATACGATATTAGATATGTACAATTGACAAGTGATCTATATTATGTGCATACAATAAATCTGGAAAGTGATACTATTGTGTTTTTGTCTGTGGATTTAAGTAATGACCTTAGGTAGAATATGTTTGAGATATGGTGTGGAAGGGTATCAATGCTGAACTCTCCAAATATGAAACCTTATTTCAATGCTATAATTAATGTACATTCTGacatatataattgtatttttagttgATCTTCCACAGTGCAGGCAATGATTTGATGCAGTCATTTGCAATGCCGTTCTATTATCTCAAGGATTTTGAGATTAAGCAACCAATTATTGGAGCCAACTATTTAAAAGGAAGGATTCTTGCACAACCTAAtggtaacatttttattttcaataatttcatttaaaatcatgtttaaaatattaagacACCGTTACTCTAActggtactgtatgtgttttgTTAATAGGTGGCTGGGAAGGACAGGCTAACTTTCAAATGCATTTCAAGAGTGGTGGGGCTATTGATGTAGGAGAAAGACTTGTTAGACTGGCAACCAAAGGTACTATAAATAAAAGTTTCAAAATTGCACTGTATTGAAGTAGTACCTGTTATTAGTTGTAAAATGCTATGTTAAGAGACTAGTAATGGAGTTCGGTTTCAGGAGGGTTGTGATGAGTTGATAGTACTGAAACTAAAActaatgaaataatttaatttactaaCAGCATTTACTTTAATTTTCAGCACCTAAAGTTGCACCACCGAATCCAGGCCAAGCCGTCCCTCAGCAGAATGGTTACGCACCCCCTCCAAATGCCTATGGTGTTCCCCCTATGAATGGATATGCACCTCCACCACAAGGCGGATATGCGCCAATGGGATACCCTCCAGCTGGTGGGTACCCACCACAAGCAGGAGCGTACCCACCCACAGCAGGGGCATATCCCCCAGCTCAACCATATGGTTACCCTCCAATGAATACAGCACCTTATGGAGGTGGGTATCAGTACCCACCTACTGGGGCTTACCCTCAAGCTGCACCTTATCCAAGTAAGTATTTACAATTATTGTGagcattttttaattatagatttatacCTAAAACAATTATACTTATTTCATAGACCATAACCTAACCCTTAATCTAGGCTTAGATGATACAGGCATACACATGAGATGTTGTAATGTAATATTATGgaattttatatcaaatatttattaatatattattattaattaatatattattattttatggcAAATGTTGTGCGAGGAGATACAGCAGTGacaattttgttaataatttgaacaaacaa contains:
- the LOC140063552 gene encoding uncharacterized protein yields the protein MALNSSHSGSNGVVLFAGERIVHHQDGVEIEFEMKPMKDHFKGTKKGKVYLTTLRLIFHSAGNDLMQSFAMPFYYLKDFEIKQPIIGANYLKGRILAQPNGGWEGQANFQMHFKSGGAIDVGERLVRLATKAPKVAPPNPGQAVPQQNGYAPPPNAYGVPPMNGYAPPPQGGYAPMGYPPAGGYPPQAGAYPPTAGAYPPAQPYGYPPMNTAPYGGGYQYPPTGAYPQAAPYPTEQPPAYTTVVPGSTDPSAPPMNEKGQPTNNAYYNPANPQTVYVPQDQPPSAPPAYSEKDKNL